The Bombus huntii isolate Logan2020A chromosome 6, iyBomHunt1.1, whole genome shotgun sequence genome window below encodes:
- the LOC126866728 gene encoding protein Smaug homolog 1, with amino-acid sequence MKWSPGALFCEQVGELTRVFSQWNECEQTVVLYALLRRIPAVQARFLAQAVQHSLHSVSELDSQELNANNPAFINSLLSESTEIAINQLLTHLPLLRPGNIECKQCYLVAIPELVSHCVTTGQFTEQTQQLLSYCLIHPAITSQDRRSLTQWLRHLEERISGTPPIHSLEEYTSTTIRWDNAWQRNSKQQSEQTSLFGTQSGTAFNLQFPPPVTRQRRSNSLTPPVAPSHHLEVVDRSNNINCTTKHKPRSFSVSGDHTSNLIGLGPLSPQSSCASSGSEGRLDETSTRSLASGMRDVPSWLKTLRLHKYSYLFVTLSYEEMLQLTEEQLAEQGVTKGARHKLALSIAKLQQRYTTLLNLEKDLLQPTRDNTQSASFLQGPTVLINTIDELKMILATPMKPSQENDLQDIPAQFTKVLGKLCSRLALDSVDDGILCACINILEKVLQHDCFTPNQKEKVQQWRSRLGNPRPISKWQHNYGYNNRRYCNPQQHNRKPSLNLGHVHNTHPQNNSFVVSTHRNSISTPYLQNNQNQSVNQNTLRPVHATKKRPSLQESSLQQLQRTLQRTYSAPRDHFLSPSSNNASETTEPEINSRLESLCLRMTEQAIGGFGEA; translated from the exons ATGAAGTGGTCACCCGGTGCTCTATTCTGCGAACAAGTTGGTGAATTGACTCGAGTTTTCTCACAATGGAATGAATGCGAGCAAACTGTAGTTTTATATGCACTACTTCGTCGCATTCCTGCAGTTCAAGCAAGGTTTCTTGCACAAGCAGTGCAGCATTCCTTGCACTCTGTTTCTGAATTAGACTCACAGGAACTAAATGCTAATAATCCag CATTTATTAACTCATTGCTATCAGAATCAACAGAAATTGCTATAAATCAACTTTTAACACATTTGCCATTATTAAGGCCTGGGAATATAGAGTGCAAACAATGTTACTTAGTAGCAATACCAGAATTAGTAAGCCATTGTGTAACTACAGGGCAATTTACCGAACAAACTCAACAACTGTTAAGTTATTGTTTGATTCATCCAGCTATAACTAGTCAAGATAGACGTTCTTTGACTCAGTGGCTTCGACATCTTGAAGAACGTATTAGTGGTACACCACCAATACACAGTCTCGAGGAGTACACTAGTACTACTATTAG aTGGGATAATGCATGGCAGCGAAATTCTAAACAGCAAAGTGAACAGACAAGTTTATTTGGCACACAATCAGGTACTGCCTTCAATTTGCAATTTCCTCCACCTGTAACTCGTCAACGACGATCGAACAGTTTAACACCACCCGTTGCTCCATCTCATCATCTAGAAGTTGTTGATCGCAGTAACAATATAAATTGCACAACTAAACATAAGCCACGAAGCTTCAGCGTATCTGGGGATCATACAA GCAATCTTATTGGATTAGGCCCACTGAGTCCTCAAAGTTCTTGCGCAAGTAGCGGCAGCGAAGGGCGTTTAGATGAAACATCTACTCGATCGCTTGCTAGTGGTATGAGAG ATGTCCCATCATGGCTTAAAACTTTACGCCTTCATAAATATAGTTATCTGTTTGTTACTCTCAGTTACGAAGAAATGCTTCAGTTAACTGAGGAACAATTAGCAGAACAAGGCGTGACGAAAGGGGCCCGACATAAATTAGCCCTTTCTATCGCAAAATTGCAACAACGCTATACAACACTTCTAAATTTAGAGAAAGACTTATTACAACCAACGCGCGATAATACACAATCGGCTTCGTTTTTACAAGGTCCAACAGTATTGATTAATACGATCGatgaattaaaaatgatcTTAGCTACTCCCATGAAACCCAGCCAAGAAAATGATCTTCAGGATATACCTGCACAATTCACCAAGGTTCTTGGAAAAC TGTGTAGCCGGTTGGCACTGGATAGCGTGGATGACGGTATTTTATGCGCTTGTATTAACATATTAGAGAAAGTATTGCAGCATGATTGCTTTACTCCAAATCAAAAGGAGAAGGTACAACAATGGCGCAGTAGACTTGGAAATCCACGACCGATTTCAAA aTGGCAACATAATTATGGCTACAATAATAGAAGGTACTGTAACCCCCAGCAGCACAATAGAAAACCAAGTTTAAACTTAGGACACGTCCATAATACACATCCGCAAAACAATTCTTTTGTGGTTAGCACTCACAGAAACAGTATATCTACAccatatttacaaaataatcaGAACCAAAGCGTAAATCAGAATACTTTACGTCCAGTCCACGCGACCAAAAAGCGACCTAGTTTACAAGAATCTAGTTTACAG CAGTTACAAAGAACGTTACAACGCACATACAGTGCACCGAGGGATCATTTTCTTAGCCCGAGTAGCAACAACGCATCCGAAACAACGGAGCCAGAAATCAACTCTCGTCTCGAATCTCTTTGTTTAAGAATGACGGAACAAGCAATCGGTGGTTTCGGTGAGGCCTAA
- the LOC126866733 gene encoding protein yippee-like 5, which yields MGVIFLEHIGGTRLFSCASCDTNLTNRGQLISTRFTGATGRAFLFNKVVNLNYSEVQDRVMLTGRHMVRDVSCKNCDAKLGWVYEFATDENQRYKEGRVILERALVTESDGMGDNI from the exons ATGGGTGTAATTTTCTTAGAACACATCGGAGGTACTCGGTTGTTCTCCTGCGCTTCTTGTGACACCAATCTTACAAACAGAGGTCAGCTGATAAGCACGCGTTTTACGGGCGCGACAGGCCGTGCTTTTCTATTTAACAAAGTCGTCAACTTGAATTACAG CGAGGTACAGGATAGAGTGATGTTGACGGGTCGTCACATGGTCCGAGATGTCAGCTGCAAAAACTGTGATGCTAAACTTGGGTGGGTGTATGAATTTGCCACAGACGAGAATCAACGATACAAGGAAGGCCGTGTCATCTTGGAACGTGCTTTAGTCACTGAGAGCGATGGAATGGGCGACAATATTTAA
- the LOC126866647 gene encoding HMG box transcription factor BBX translates to MAANEQQRKESRELREPAHHARRPMNAFLIFCKRHRGSVRSGFPHLENRAVTRVLGEWWATLHPDQKRSYTNLAQEYKDAFLNANPDFKWYKLPAPPLRTLNTRPTNKKAETNSNEQIVESVKCENKSSDYSKSDKRDGQSIQPGKLADESQIGGLSSLFTPQKTQAADEKVTINGSVIENDTEVPKPPKKRYLEVPFSSDNKRECKADLFDAKKRKKSESNNNVHQYDTEDEKTEINNFLTTNMPSEESNFRSERTCKGLRYQKFLAEQMKNVGASGQQPKRRRQTGNRSTDGQATERRNSISSNVSEKTDSLSSEGGNSSRGELEHLVESAEGNIEASKPEETETEGAEGQVDFGPWTARKRFRAEDFNLEKKIEALPSLSLEEFQEKKKQQRTKKKKIVQKLTSTSNNKRHQNNFDSNDQANSQNNTKISQTERENSEDAEKLLVGSQKRKARKQSITRNAAAINDSKQIEIEEPNKSWCASPDLEALACLAAVAANRTKLTKNNT, encoded by the exons ATGGCTGCCAACGAGCAACAACGCAAG GAATCACGAGAATTAAGAGAACCAGCCCACCATGCAAGGAGACCAATGAAtgcttttcttattttttgtaAACGTCACCGTGGTTCTGTGCGATCTGGTTTCCCACATTTAGAAAATCGAGCAGTTACAAGAGTTCTTGGAGAATGGTGGGCCACTCTTCATCCAGATCAAAAACGTTCTTATACAAATCTAGCACAGGAG tACAAAGATGCATTCTTAAATGCAAATCCTGACTTTAAGTGGTACAAATTACCAGCACCTCCTTTACGTACTTTGAATACTAGGCCTACAAACAAAAAGGCAGAAACAAATTCTAATGAGCAAATAGTAGAAAGTGTAAAATGTGAGAACAAGTCTTCCGATTATTCAAAATCTGATAAGCGAGATGGACAATCAATTCAACCAGGAAAATTAGCTGATGAATCACAAATTGGTGGCCTCAGTTCATTATTTACACCTCAAAAGACACAAGCAGCAGATGAGAAAGTGACTATTAATGGTTCTGTGATTGAAAATGATACTGAAGTTCCAAAACCTcctaaaaaaagatatttagaaGTACCTTTTTCATCTGATAATAAGAGAGAATGTAAAGCTGATCTTTTTGATgcaaaaaagagaaaaaaatctGAATCAAATAATAATGTGCATCAATAT GATACAGAAGATGAAAaaacagaaataaataattttttaactacGAACATGCCTTCAGAAGAAAGTAATTTTAGAAGTGAACGAACATGCAAAGGTTTACGTTATCAAAAGTTCCTTGCAgaacaaatgaaaaatgttgGTGCATCAGGGCAGCAGCCTAAGAGAAGAAGACAAACTGGAAATCGTAG cactgATGGTCAAGCAACTGAAAGAAGAAACTCTATTTCTTCAAATGTCAGTGAAAAAACAGATTCCTTGAGTAGTGAAGGTGGAAATAGCTCTCGCGGCGAATTAGAGCATCTTGTTGaaag CGCCGAGGGAAATATAGAAGCATCAAAGCCAGAAGAGACAGAAACTGAAGGTGCAGAAGGACAAGTTGATTTTGGACCATGGACTGCAAGAAAAAGGTTTCGAGCTGA GGActttaatttagaaaagaaaattgaagCGTTACCATCTTTAAGTTTAGAAGAATTTCaggaaaagaagaagcaacaacgtacgaaaaagaaaaaaattgtacaaaaattAACATCGACTTCGAATAATAAAAGGCATCAGAATAATTTCGACAGCAACGATCAAGCAAACAGTCAAAACAATACAAAAATATCTCAAACAGAACGTGAAAATTCAGAAGATGCTGAGAAACTTTTAGTTGGAAGTCAAAAAAGGAAAGCACGAAAACAAAGCATTACACGTAACGCGGCAGCTATAAATGATTCAAAGCAAATTGAGATCGAGGAACCCAATAAAT CATGGTGTGCATCGCCGGACTTAGAAGCACTGGCATGTCTTGCAGCAGTTGCCGCCAACAGAACAAAACTTAccaaaaataatacataa
- the LOC126866653 gene encoding inositol-tetrakisphosphate 1-kinase-like — MDKNYTRHKKTTRKKMCDKYVIGYSISEKKRQKFNWNDFCSVCESEGFLLKMIDINSDLEPQGPFHVFIYKMTDKLAHAEYGDQYAKAIISRMKEYFYQHPEIIVIDPLDNIRILINRYKSYEILQEQLQLDGVFTPRFVEIKSKNAIENISLLKMAGIKFPFLCKPLVAQGSNDAHKMMVIFNEGGVKDCQPPCVAQQFVNHNAILYKIYIVGENFHVVERPSFKNFYEEDCTALNTIFFSSHDICKSDSRSKWSILTEEDIPLTVKPKHEILEKIVKRVTELFGLLLVGVDVVIENHTGKYAIIDVNMFPGYDSYPNFFEQLISCIKKLSIENRDLQQHSKIYTLKKCLSDDLDSGFESDEKKKYSTKNK, encoded by the exons ATGGATAAAAATTATACTCGACATAAGAAAACAACGCGAAAAAAAATGTGCGACAAGTATGTTATCGGTTACTCGATATCCGAAAAAAAACGACAAAAATTTAATTGGAATGACTTTTGTAGTGTTTGTGAGTCTGAAGggtttctattaaaaatg ATTGATATAAACTCTGATCTTGAACCTCAGGGACCATTCCAtgtttttatatacaaaatgacAGACAAACTAGCACATGCTGAATATGGTGATCAATAT GCCAAAGCAATTATCTCAAGAATGAAAGAATACTTCTACCAACATCCCGAAATAATAGTTATTGACCCTTTGGACAATATTAGGATTTTAATAAATCGTTATAAATCATATGAAATCTTACAAGAACAGCTACAACTCGATG GGGTATTTACTCCAAGGTTTgtagaaattaaaagtaaaaatgcTATTGAGAATATATCGCTGTTAAAAATGGCAGGTATTAAGTTCCCATTTCTTTGTAAACCACTTGTGGCTCAGGGCTCCAACGATGCACATAAG ATGATGGTGATTTTTAATGAAGGGGGTGTGAAGGATTGTCAGCCTCCTTGTGTGGCTCAACAATTTGTCAACCATAATGCGATTCtttataagatatatatagTTGGAGAAAACTTCCACGTAGTCGAAAGACCTAGTTTCAAAAACTTTTATGAAGAAGACTGTACTGCATTAAACACAATATTTTTTAGTTCTCATGATATATGTAAGAGCGATTCCAGGTCTAAATGGTCAATTCTGACAGAGGAAGACATTCCATTAACCGTAAAACCAAAACATGAAATACTAGAGAAGATTGTTAAGAGAGTTACGGAACTTTTTGGATTGCTTTTAGTTGGTGTGGATGTTGTTATTGAAAATCATACCGGAAAATATGCGATCATAGATGTAAATATGTTTCCTGGGTATGATAGCTATCCTAATTTCTTTGAACAATTAATAAGCTGCATAAAGAAGCTATCAATTGAAAACAGAGATTTGCAGCAGCATTCTAAAATTTATACACTAAAAAAGTGTTTAAGCGATGACTTGGATTCTGGCTTTGAAAgcgacgaaaagaaaaaatattctacaaagaataaataa